A window from Candidatus Schekmanbacteria bacterium encodes these proteins:
- a CDS encoding DUF2889 domain-containing protein has product MAIFVRNILIDLDEVSPGLMRVSASMKDVVHDIRLTLFATFPEYEIKDVDLQMNETPEKNCPLFKELIGRIRGLKIGRGFNSQIRKLFRGAEGCPTVTGLLTVAAPLVINISWFIEKRKLGLSDSEYLDLKRKMMKDKCIAFSSMNSEIDEEVTNGERAIYRDCNKCPSADIGNEAIRKVILKLETIAEKYKIPQQSIDDIKDDIKDLLEREK; this is encoded by the coding sequence ATGGCTATATTTGTCAGAAATATTCTAATTGACCTTGATGAGGTTAGCCCGGGATTGATGCGTGTAAGCGCATCGATGAAGGATGTAGTCCATGACATTAGACTAACTCTTTTTGCAACATTTCCAGAATATGAGATAAAAGATGTCGATTTGCAGATGAATGAAACACCTGAAAAAAATTGTCCTCTTTTCAAAGAGTTGATTGGCAGAATAAGAGGACTTAAAATAGGAAGAGGTTTCAACTCTCAGATAAGAAAATTATTCAGAGGCGCAGAAGGATGTCCAACTGTTACGGGGCTTTTGACTGTTGCAGCACCTTTGGTAATAAATATTTCATGGTTTATTGAAAAAAGAAAGCTCGGATTGTCGGATAGCGAATATCTCGATTTAAAAAGGAAGATGATGAAGGATAAATGTATTGCTTTCAGCAGTATGAATAGTGAAATTGATGAAGAAGTTACAAATGGTGAAAGGGCAATTTATAGAGATTGTAATAAATGTCCCTCTGCTGATATTGGCAATGAGGCGATAAGAAAAGTAATTTTGAAGCTTGAAACCATTGCAGAAAAATATAAAATACCACAGCAATCGATTGATGATATAAAGGATGATATCAAAGATCTGTTGGAAAGGGAAAAGTGA
- the dprA gene encoding DNA-protecting protein DprA: MNIEEKKDWIALNLLSYKKPDIFIKLHQHYGSGTEILKAGRSGFQDIEWLDNKKKSSTISILYGEIVDKELEVIEKQRVQIITVEDEDYPELLREISAPPPVLYCRGNLKKEFTGIAVVGTRNPTEYGKMMAEKLSSQLAINGIAVVSGMARGIDTIAHKSALGSNGYTIAVLGSGIDMVYPPENGKLYNEICEKGAVISEFPMGSSPHKKNFPRRNRIVSGMSRAILVIEAGERSGTLITARFAIEQNRDVFAVPGRVTSSRSKGTNGLIKKGAILTESFDDIAEHLGVEFKREFSENSTRSDDKDSKKPIAFSEDSVEAAVLSFLDDSPKHIDLISRECGMGIPQISSILMKLEIYGAVRQVSGKMFVRNYL, from the coding sequence ATGAATATTGAAGAAAAAAAGGATTGGATTGCCCTTAATCTGCTTTCTTATAAAAAGCCTGATATATTTATAAAACTGCATCAGCACTATGGAAGCGGCACTGAAATTTTGAAAGCAGGCAGAAGTGGATTTCAAGATATCGAGTGGCTTGATAATAAGAAAAAATCATCAACAATATCAATACTATATGGCGAGATAGTTGATAAAGAACTTGAAGTTATTGAAAAACAGAGAGTTCAGATAATTACAGTTGAAGATGAAGATTATCCAGAGCTTTTAAGGGAGATTTCAGCTCCCCCTCCTGTGCTTTATTGTCGTGGGAATCTAAAAAAAGAATTCACTGGAATTGCAGTAGTAGGCACGAGGAATCCAACTGAATATGGAAAAATGATGGCTGAAAAACTTTCATCTCAGTTGGCAATAAACGGCATAGCAGTAGTTAGTGGTATGGCAAGAGGGATAGATACAATAGCTCATAAAAGCGCACTTGGAAGTAATGGTTATACGATAGCAGTACTTGGAAGTGGTATAGATATGGTATATCCACCTGAAAACGGCAAGTTATATAATGAGATCTGTGAAAAAGGAGCTGTTATATCTGAATTTCCAATGGGTTCGTCACCTCACAAAAAGAATTTTCCGAGACGCAACAGAATCGTTAGCGGTATGAGTAGAGCAATATTGGTTATCGAGGCAGGAGAGAGAAGCGGGACGCTTATAACAGCGCGGTTTGCCATTGAGCAAAACAGGGATGTATTTGCTGTGCCGGGCAGGGTTACATCTTCAAGAAGCAAGGGCACAAATGGGTTGATAAAAAAAGGCGCCATATTGACAGAATCCTTTGACGACATCGCAGAGCATTTAGGCGTTGAATTCAAAAGAGAATTTTCAGAGAATTCTACTCGCTCTGATGATAAAGATAGTAAGAAACCTATTGCCTTTTCTGAAGATTCTGTAGAAGCGGCTGTTCTTTCCTTTCTCGATGATTCTCCTAAACATATCGACCTTATATCGAGGGAATGTGGAATGGGAATACCGCAAATATCATCTATACTTATGAAACTTGAAATATATGGCGCTGTAAGGCAGGTATCAGGTAAAATGTTTGTAAGAAATTACCTGTAA
- a CDS encoding PAS domain-containing protein, producing MKTKKVESPREAALKRRRNVIVVAALILLFIILLVIEVTTQDISASSPVGNYVIFYSFYNIIFMLLLILVYLIVRNIVKLYFERERLEPGAKFRTKLIVSFFLLTSIPSVVLFFYARFLISQTMEYWFSVPIEQSLQGAIRVSEQYYDDIKGRAENFSSIIGKSILRRNLLAEKNKKYLRNYIKSKVNEYDMDVIYVYNSSGKKVMEAYSKDVDEDRVIKPDDDLIKKILSKEKLSTVIPADEGELIYGLVSLENRRKKKIGVVAVGYYLPRSLTEDIKSAAMAFEDYRQKEILKKPIANTYVGMFAIVTILVIFAAMWFGLQLAKEITIPIKQLAEGTREVSNGNLDFHIDIKVSDKSEDEIGILVDSFNKMTNDIKMKELALQEKNLSLQKTNRELDRRRSYIETVLENIGTGVISLDIWGRITTINSAAEEMLHIKASDFTGKLFKDAFSTSKLDPLKKLFLELEESGNRSIEDEVNLNIKGEVFTFMINVSKLFDSENNEIGVVMVLENMTELIRAQRVAAWREVARRIAHEIKNPLTPIKLSAQRLKKKYFQEGNGDKEVFVSCVDTIIQEVDDLKKMVNEFSNFARMPSFNPVDVNIKELAEETISLYKTSMKNVKININNGKDIPLLKLDPEQIKRVFINLIDNAIESMDGNGEINISFEYMADLQTVKIEVSDNGRGIPPNVKEKLFLPYFSTKKSGTGLGLAIVNSIISEHRGYIRVKDNIPRGTTFVIELPVRGV from the coding sequence ATGAAAACAAAAAAAGTGGAATCTCCAAGGGAAGCGGCACTGAAGAGGCGCAGGAATGTAATAGTAGTAGCTGCGCTCATATTACTGTTTATAATTCTCCTTGTAATCGAGGTTACAACTCAGGACATTTCAGCATCTTCGCCTGTGGGCAATTATGTTATATTCTATTCCTTTTACAACATCATCTTTATGCTGCTACTGATTTTGGTCTATCTGATTGTCCGGAATATTGTTAAACTTTATTTTGAAAGAGAGCGCTTAGAGCCCGGAGCAAAATTTAGAACAAAACTGATAGTTTCTTTTTTCCTTTTGACGAGTATTCCTTCTGTTGTCCTCTTCTTCTATGCCCGCTTTTTGATTTCACAGACTATGGAATATTGGTTCAGTGTCCCAATTGAGCAGTCCCTTCAAGGTGCCATACGCGTATCAGAGCAGTATTATGACGACATAAAGGGGAGGGCGGAAAATTTCTCATCGATTATCGGAAAGTCTATTCTTCGCAGAAACCTTCTTGCAGAAAAAAATAAGAAATATCTGAGAAATTACATAAAGAGCAAGGTTAATGAGTATGATATGGATGTCATATATGTTTATAATTCATCAGGAAAAAAAGTGATGGAAGCCTATTCAAAAGATGTGGATGAAGACAGAGTGATCAAGCCTGATGATGACTTGATAAAGAAGATTCTTTCCAAAGAGAAGCTTTCAACCGTCATTCCTGCTGATGAGGGTGAATTGATATATGGATTGGTTTCCCTTGAAAATAGAAGAAAAAAGAAGATTGGTGTTGTGGCTGTGGGATATTATTTGCCTAGAAGTTTGACGGAAGATATAAAATCTGCAGCTATGGCATTTGAAGATTATCGACAAAAGGAGATTCTTAAAAAACCAATTGCAAACACCTATGTCGGTATGTTTGCGATAGTAACTATTTTAGTCATTTTTGCGGCGATGTGGTTTGGATTACAGCTTGCAAAGGAGATAACGATTCCTATCAAACAGCTTGCTGAAGGGACGAGAGAGGTGTCTAACGGCAATCTTGATTTTCACATTGATATAAAGGTAAGCGATAAGAGTGAAGATGAAATTGGAATATTAGTAGATTCTTTCAACAAGATGACAAATGATATAAAGATGAAAGAATTGGCACTTCAGGAGAAGAATTTAAGCCTCCAAAAGACAAATCGTGAGCTTGACAGGCGGAGAAGCTATATTGAAACAGTCCTTGAAAACATAGGCACAGGAGTCATTTCTCTCGATATATGGGGAAGAATAACGACTATAAATTCTGCTGCAGAAGAAATGCTGCACATAAAAGCAAGTGATTTTACAGGCAAACTCTTCAAGGACGCCTTTTCAACTTCAAAATTGGACCCTCTGAAGAAATTATTTCTTGAACTTGAGGAATCAGGAAATAGAAGCATAGAAGATGAAGTTAATCTAAATATAAAGGGCGAAGTTTTTACCTTTATGATAAATGTAAGCAAACTTTTCGATAGCGAGAATAATGAAATAGGCGTTGTAATGGTACTTGAAAATATGACCGAGCTTATCCGTGCTCAAAGAGTTGCTGCATGGCGCGAAGTAGCGAGAAGGATTGCCCATGAAATTAAAAACCCTTTGACTCCAATAAAACTATCTGCACAGCGGCTGAAAAAGAAATATTTTCAGGAAGGAAATGGAGATAAAGAGGTTTTTGTTTCCTGTGTTGATACGATTATTCAGGAAGTTGATGATTTGAAAAAAATGGTCAATGAATTTTCAAATTTTGCGCGAATGCCTTCCTTCAATCCTGTTGATGTAAACATCAAGGAACTTGCTGAAGAAACAATTTCTCTTTACAAAACAAGTATGAAAAATGTTAAAATAAACATAAATAATGGAAAAGATATCCCATTATTGAAACTTGACCCTGAGCAGATAAAAAGGGTATTTATCAATTTAATAGACAATGCTATTGAATCGATGGACGGAAATGGTGAAATCAATATATCATTTGAGTATATGGCAGATTTACAGACAGTAAAAATTGAAGTATCAGACAATGGAAGAGGAATACCTCCAAATGTTAAGGAGAAGCTCTTTTTGCCTTATTTTTCCACAAAAAAGAGCGGTACAGGGCTTGGATTAGCCATTGTCAATTCCATAATATCAGAACATCGCGGTTATATTAGAGTGAAAGATAATATACCTCGAGGGACAACTTTTGTAATAGAATTACCTGTTAGAGGAGTTTAA
- the lpxC gene encoding UDP-3-O-[3-hydroxymyristoyl] N-acetylglucosamine deacetylase, producing the protein MPKGHILVVDDEKNIGTSLEGILTDEGYTVSKALDGPQALEMIKELPPDVVLLDIWMPGMDGIEVLKNIKEFERDLEVIIMSGHGTIETAVRALKLGASDFIEKPLSMDVLLSAVNRAFERRILNKEKIELKRELVKRYKLVGKSEQIERVRQLINEVSNGSFPVLVYGERGTGKELVARIIHDNGAKREKPFVKINCAAMNEEILEQEIFGINRENGNSTPKRGKLELAADGTVFFDGIDKLSKNVQKKLLDLIKTRKFARINGKKVFSMKFRILAASEKDISKAVQEDEFLPELQKEFTTSIYLPPLRERTEDIPDLVNCFIEDISEDYGRGLREIDDEAMAELMLYKWPNNVKELKNILERLAISVPTGKITDSDVRKILRGGSDVKSFDYDGYSYKEAKKKWEKEYVTNILKKNSWDLKKAAKEMGISKKTLDKKVKAFGLMRKKKKTASQVVYQKTLKTSVVLCGQGLHSGLKTGLILVPQPPDTGIIFANVSTGETVEANIDNVESTEHATSLKKGKSNVKTIEHIMAVLNIYGINNLLIKITDEVPIMDGSAVDFCELIEDGGIIEQEGTCEAIVIDREIVYGKVGKGSKYIKIEPYDGFAVKYIMDYPPPIGKQVAEFVSNGAETFKKEIAPARTFGFLKDVEYLEKKGLISGGRLNNVVLLDNEKVINTELRFKDEFARHKILDIIGDFYLLGRPIRGKITANLTGHSENIALLRKIKSLY; encoded by the coding sequence ATGCCTAAAGGACATATATTAGTAGTAGATGATGAAAAAAATATTGGGACTTCCCTTGAAGGGATACTCACTGATGAGGGGTATACCGTATCAAAAGCCCTTGATGGGCCACAAGCTCTTGAAATGATAAAAGAATTGCCTCCGGATGTGGTCCTTCTCGATATTTGGATGCCCGGTATGGACGGAATAGAAGTGCTAAAAAATATCAAAGAATTCGAACGGGATCTTGAAGTAATAATTATGTCAGGACACGGGACAATCGAAACGGCTGTGCGGGCATTAAAGCTTGGAGCTTCTGATTTTATAGAGAAACCCCTTTCTATGGATGTTTTACTTTCAGCAGTCAATCGCGCATTTGAGAGAAGAATATTGAACAAGGAAAAAATTGAACTCAAAAGGGAGCTTGTCAAAAGATATAAACTTGTCGGTAAAAGTGAGCAGATTGAAAGAGTGCGGCAACTTATAAATGAAGTATCTAACGGCTCTTTCCCTGTGTTGGTGTATGGTGAAAGAGGCACCGGCAAGGAGTTGGTAGCAAGGATCATACACGATAACGGAGCAAAGAGGGAAAAGCCCTTCGTAAAAATAAATTGTGCCGCTATGAATGAAGAAATTTTGGAGCAGGAGATATTTGGTATAAACAGAGAAAATGGCAATTCTACCCCCAAAAGGGGAAAACTCGAGCTCGCTGCAGATGGCACAGTATTTTTTGATGGTATCGATAAACTTTCCAAGAATGTACAAAAGAAGCTTTTGGACCTCATTAAAACCCGAAAGTTTGCGCGTATCAATGGGAAAAAAGTCTTTTCAATGAAATTTAGAATATTAGCCGCATCCGAAAAAGATATTTCTAAGGCGGTCCAAGAAGATGAATTCCTGCCTGAATTGCAGAAGGAATTTACAACTTCCATTTATCTGCCTCCTTTACGGGAGAGGACAGAAGATATACCTGACCTTGTCAATTGCTTCATAGAAGACATAAGTGAAGATTATGGCAGAGGATTGAGAGAGATTGATGATGAAGCAATGGCAGAGTTAATGCTTTATAAATGGCCCAATAATGTCAAGGAATTGAAAAATATCTTGGAGAGATTGGCAATTTCAGTGCCAACAGGGAAAATAACTGATTCTGATGTGCGTAAAATATTGAGAGGCGGAAGCGATGTGAAATCCTTTGATTATGATGGATATTCTTATAAAGAGGCAAAGAAGAAATGGGAGAAGGAATATGTGACCAACATTTTGAAGAAAAACAGCTGGGACTTGAAGAAAGCCGCCAAAGAAATGGGAATCAGTAAAAAGACCCTTGATAAGAAAGTCAAGGCTTTTGGATTGATGAGAAAAAAGAAAAAAACGGCATCACAGGTTGTTTATCAGAAAACCTTGAAAACGAGTGTCGTCCTTTGCGGTCAAGGGCTTCATTCAGGTTTGAAAACAGGATTGATTTTAGTCCCACAGCCGCCTGATACGGGTATCATCTTCGCGAATGTTTCTACCGGTGAAACCGTAGAGGCAAATATAGACAATGTAGAATCGACAGAACATGCAACTTCTCTGAAAAAGGGGAAGTCGAATGTTAAAACTATCGAACATATAATGGCAGTGCTTAATATTTACGGCATCAATAATTTACTTATTAAAATTACAGATGAAGTGCCAATTATGGATGGGTCAGCTGTTGATTTTTGTGAGCTCATTGAGGATGGGGGAATAATTGAGCAGGAAGGTACCTGCGAGGCGATTGTCATCGACCGTGAAATTGTGTATGGAAAAGTAGGGAAGGGCAGTAAGTATATCAAGATAGAACCATATGATGGTTTTGCCGTAAAGTATATTATGGATTATCCTCCCCCTATTGGGAAGCAGGTTGCTGAATTTGTCAGCAATGGCGCTGAAACTTTCAAGAAAGAGATAGCGCCTGCACGAACATTTGGTTTTTTAAAAGATGTTGAGTACCTTGAGAAGAAAGGATTGATAAGCGGAGGCAGGTTAAACAATGTGGTTCTTCTCGACAATGAAAAGGTGATAAATACTGAATTGAGATTTAAAGATGAATTTGCAAGGCACAAGATATTGGACATCATAGGTGACTTCTATCTCTTGGGCAGGCCTATAAGGGGAAAAATCACAGCCAATCTTACCGGCCATTCCGAAAATATTGCTCTTCTGAGAAAAATAAAATCCCTCTACTAA
- a CDS encoding phosphoribosylformylglycinamidine cyclo-ligase has product MDYKSSGVDISSGNLFIEKIKPLARSTFTEGVVSDLGGFGGFFRIPQGLKKPCLVSATDGVGTKLKIAFEAGKHSTVGIDLVAMCANDIIVCGATPLFFLDYFATGKLSLDEGIEVVKGIAEGCRQAEMALIGGETAEMPGFYKEGEYDLAGFAVGIVDEANILPSGNIKENDVIIGLASSGLHSNGFSLVRKLFFDELGLSVKDEFPTEKGKTVGDVLLEPTKIYVKTVKPLLNAYPVKAIAHITGGGLIENIPRILQKNLSAEINSDSWELPNIFRFIMAQDMIEREELYRTFNMGIGLVLIVDEKESDNILTHCISSGQKGWKIGRIVRGNHKVIIN; this is encoded by the coding sequence ATTGACTATAAGTCATCTGGTGTTGACATCTCATCGGGGAATCTATTCATTGAAAAGATAAAACCCCTTGCCCGCTCAACTTTTACAGAAGGTGTAGTTTCTGATCTTGGTGGTTTTGGGGGGTTTTTTCGTATTCCGCAGGGGCTAAAAAAACCCTGTCTTGTTTCTGCTACTGATGGAGTCGGCACTAAATTGAAAATTGCTTTTGAAGCTGGAAAGCATTCGACAGTGGGAATCGACCTTGTGGCGATGTGCGCAAACGACATCATCGTTTGCGGTGCAACACCGCTGTTCTTTCTTGATTATTTTGCCACAGGGAAACTCTCTCTTGATGAAGGAATCGAAGTGGTAAAAGGGATTGCAGAAGGATGCAGACAAGCAGAGATGGCGTTAATTGGCGGCGAAACTGCTGAAATGCCGGGTTTTTACAAGGAAGGAGAATACGATTTGGCTGGCTTTGCCGTAGGTATCGTAGATGAAGCCAATATTCTCCCTTCAGGCAATATCAAGGAAAATGATGTGATAATAGGGCTTGCCTCGTCGGGATTACACAGCAACGGATTTTCACTTGTAAGAAAGCTTTTCTTTGATGAATTGGGTTTATCGGTAAAGGATGAATTTCCAACAGAAAAGGGAAAGACAGTGGGAGATGTCCTTTTAGAACCTACAAAAATTTATGTCAAAACAGTGAAGCCCCTTTTGAATGCCTATCCTGTTAAAGCGATTGCTCATATAACAGGTGGAGGATTGATAGAGAATATTCCAAGAATATTGCAAAAAAATCTGTCAGCCGAAATCAATTCCGATTCTTGGGAACTGCCCAATATTTTTCGTTTCATTATGGCGCAGGATATGATTGAAAGAGAAGAACTATACCGTACTTTCAATATGGGTATAGGGCTGGTTCTTATCGTCGATGAAAAGGAAAGCGACAACATCTTGACTCACTGCATTTCGTCCGGGCAAAAAGGCTGGAAGATAGGACGCATAGTGAGAGGGAACCATAAAGTCATAATCAATTAG
- a CDS encoding phosphoribosylglycinamide formyltransferase, with protein sequence MPKKIGVLVSGRGSNLQALIDAIKEKKINGEIAIVISNKADAFALKRAENNGIKTAVVDHRKYSTREDFEKDIIEHLEREKVELVCLAGFMRVLTPYFVSRYRNRIINIHPALLPSFPGVNAQKQAIDYGVKISGCTVHFVDEGTDTGPIILQKAVVVNDNDDEHSLAERILKEEHKAYAEAVSLFCDDKLEIEGRKVIIKKE encoded by the coding sequence ATGCCAAAAAAAATCGGAGTTCTCGTTTCGGGAAGGGGAAGCAATCTTCAGGCGTTGATTGACGCAATAAAAGAGAAAAAAATCAATGGTGAAATCGCAATAGTAATAAGCAATAAAGCTGATGCTTTTGCATTGAAAAGAGCAGAAAATAACGGAATCAAGACTGCTGTCGTCGATCATAGAAAATATTCTACACGAGAAGATTTTGAAAAGGACATTATCGAACATCTTGAAAGAGAAAAGGTAGAGCTTGTTTGCCTTGCAGGGTTTATGCGTGTTTTAACTCCCTATTTTGTCTCGAGGTATAGAAACCGCATTATAAATATTCATCCTGCGCTTCTTCCTTCTTTCCCTGGTGTAAATGCGCAAAAGCAGGCTATAGATTATGGTGTCAAGATAAGTGGATGCACAGTGCATTTTGTTGATGAAGGGACTGATACAGGACCAATTATTTTGCAAAAAGCAGTTGTGGTGAATGATAATGATGATGAGCACTCTCTTGCTGAAAGAATTTTGAAAGAGGAGCACAAGGCATATGCAGAAGCAGTTTCTCTTTTCTGTGATGACAAGTTGGAGATCGAAGGAAGAAAAGTTATAATCAAAAAAGAATAG